A stretch of DNA from Bacteroidota bacterium:
TCCACGTCGACGACCACTTCTCGAACTGGAAGGAGCGCGAGAAGGAGGAAGGGGCCGTCGCAGGCGAGCACTGAGCGCGGCTGTCGGCTGTCGGCTGTTGGCTGTTGGCTGTTGGCTGTTGGCTGTTGGCTGTTGGCTGTTGGCTGTTGGCTGTTGGCTGTTGCAAGCAAAACCCACAAAGTTAGCGAGGCCGCCGCGCAACGCGCCAACCGTCCTCTGTCCACCGTCCTCTGTCCTCTGTCCTCCGTCCTCCGTCCCACCGTCCTCCGTTCTTGCGTTCTTCCCGTCCGGCGGTTGATGCCGCGGCGCGGTTGGGCCTACCTTCCGGCGATCCGAACCGCCGGCTCTATCCCACCTGCCCCGCTCGGCTCTTCCCTCTCCATGCTCGGACCCGTCCTGTTCTTCGTGTTTGCCGTGCTTGCGCTCGTCGGCGCGCTCGGCATGCTGATCGCGCGTAACCCGGTTGTCAGCGCGCTGTGGATGGTGATGAACCTGTTCTCGATCGCGTGCCTCTACCTCACGCTGAACGCGCAGTTCATCGCCCTCATCCAGATCCTGGTCTACGCCGGGGCGATCATGGTGCTGTTCCTGTTCGTCATCATGCTGCTGAACCTGGGCGAGGTGCCCCGCATCCCGGCCTTCGACTGGCGCAAGGGGGTCACCTTCCTGCTCGGCGTGGCGGTCCTGGCGCAGATCCTGTACGTCGTGGCGCTGGGCCTCGACGTGGCCCCGGCAGTGGCGGTGACCGAAGCCGAAGAGGCGGCCAACGGGACGGCGGCGGCAGTCGGGGTGGTGCTCTTCACGCGGTACGCCTTCGCGCTCCAGATCATCGGCGTGCTGCTGCTGGCCGCCACGATCGGCGCGGTGCTGCTGGCCAAGAAACGATTCGTGTGAAGGCCGGCGCTGCCTCGTGCGGGCGCAGCAGGCCGCGCCCCGACCTCAACTCTCCGCATGGAAATCACGCTCAACTGGTACCTCTCGCTCTCGGCCGTGCTCTTCGTGATCGGCGTGCTCGGGGTGCTGCTGCGGCGCAACGCGATCATCATCTTCCTCTCGGTTGAACTCATGCTGAATGCGGTCAACCTCACACTGGTCGCCTTCAGTCAGGCGTTTGCCGACGTAGACGGCCTCGTCCTCGTGTTCTTCGTGATGAGCGTCGCGGCGGCCGAAGCGGCCGTCGGGCTCGCGATCGTGATCGCGCTCTTCCGCAACAAGACGACCGTCGACGTCAACGAGATGAGCCTGTTCAGGGGCTGACTCGGTTTTAGATTTTGGATCGGTGATTTGGGATTCGTCTCAGCTCCTCCAAAATCCGGAATCCGAAATCTAAAATGGAAGAAACCTTCGTCCGCCTCATCCTCCTGCTGCCGCTCTTCGGCGCGGCCGTCAACGGCATGATGGGGCTCTTCGCGCCGGCCTACCGGAAGCAGGAGGCCGTCATCGGCGTGCTCGGGACGCTGGCCGTGGCGGTGCCGTTCGGGCTCGCGGTCGTGCTCTTCCTCGGCCACCACCACGACCCGGTCATCGTCGAGACCTACACCTGGATGGCGGCGGGCGACCTCGTGATCTCGTTCGACTACCGGATCGACGCGCTCTCGCTCCTGATGACGCTCATCGTGACGGGGATCGGCTCGCTGATCCACCTCTACTCGGCGGGGTACATGCACGACGACCCGGGGTACTGGCGCTTCTTCGCCTACCTCAACCTCTTCATCTTCGCGATGCTCAACCTCGTGCTCGCGGAGAACCTGCTCGTGCTCTTCCTCGGGTGGGAGGGGGTCGGGCTGTGCTCCTACCTCCTGATCGGGTTCTGGTACACCGACCTCAAGAACTCGGCGGCGGCCAACAAGGCCTTCATCGTCAACCGCGTGGGGGACTTCACCTTCCTCCTGGCGATGTTCCTGCTCTTCCGCGCGATGACAACGGCGGGCGTCGCGCCGTTCGGGCTGGACTTCACGACGATCTTCGAGAACGCCGAGGTGCTCACGAGCGGGACCGTCTCGGTCATCGTCCTCCTCCTCTTCCTCGGGGCGACGGGCAAGAGCGCGCAGATCCCCCTCTTCGTCTGGCTCCCCGACGCCATGGCCGGGCCGACGCCGGTCTCGGCGCTGATCCACGCCGCGACGATGGTGACCTCGGGGCTCTACCTCCTGGCCCGGCTCAGCCCGGTCGTCCTCGAAGCGCCCGGCGTGATGATCGTGATCGCGTTTGTCGGGGCGGCGACGGCGATCATGGCGGCGACGGTCGCGATCACGCAGAACGACATCAAGAAGGTGCTCGCCTACTCGACCGTCTCGCAGCTCGGGTACATGTTCGTCGCGGCGGGCGTCGGCGCGTTCTTTGTCGCCATCTTCCACGTCATGACGCACGCCTTCTTCAAGGCCTGCCTCTTCCTCGGCTCGGGGAGCGTGATCCACTCGATGCACCACGTTGAGCACGAGCTGGAGCACAAGGGCGTGATCCCGGGCCACCACGGCGGGCACGGCGGCGACGCATCGCACGGGCACGGCGCCCACGGGGCGCACGGCGGTGCGCACGGGGCGAAGCCCTACGCGGCGCTGCCCTACGACGGGCCCTTCGACGCCCAGGACATGCGGACGATGGGCGGGCTCAGGAAGTATATGCCGTTCACCGCCATCACCTTCCTCATCTCGACGCTCGCCATTGCCGGCATCCCGCCGCTCGCGGGGTTCTTCTCCAAAGACGAGATCCTCTTCAAGGCCTTCGAGCTCGGCTACGACGGGCACGTCTGGGCCTACGCCGTCTGGGGCATCGGGATCATCACGGCGGTCCTGACGGCGGTCTACATGACGCGGTGCTACGTCCTCACCTTCGAGGGCCGCGAGCGCTGGCCGGACGCGATGGACACCAAGCCCCACGAGAGTCCGTGGACGATGACGACCCCGCTCGTCATCCTCGCCTTCTTCGCGATGGTCGCCGGGTTCTTCGGTCTGCCGCCGGTGCTCGGCGAGAGCTGGATCCACCACTGGCTCGGGGCCGACTACGGCGGGCCGGTGGCCGAGTACCACGCTGAACTCCACGTCAGCCACGCCGTCGAGTGGGGGCTGCTCGGGCTGGGCACGCTGATCGCGGCCGGCGGGGTCAGCTTCGCGTGGCTCAACTACCGCAAGAGCGGGCTCGAGACCGACCGGACCGTCCGCCGCCGCCTCGGCGCGGTCTACACGCTGCTCTCGAACAAGTACTTCGTCGACGAGGCCTACGATGCGACGATCGTCTCGCCAATCACCGAGGCCTCGCGCAAGGGCCTCGCGCCGTTCGACCAGAACGTGGTCGACGGCACGGTCAACGGCGCGGCGAAGGCGATCCGCAACCTGAGCGGGTGGTGGCGCGGGATGCAGACGGGCATTGTGCAGAACTACGCGCTCGCGCTCGTGCTCGGGGTGGTCGTCGTCGTGGCGCTCATGATTTTTGTCTGATGGGACTGCCTGATTCCGTACGGGCGGGTTTCAAACCCGCCCCTACCTACCCCTCAACATGGACCTTCTAGCCAGCCTCCCCGTACGGGCGACCGGCCGGTCGCCCCTACCCATCCCTCGGCATGGATTTTCTCGCTAGCGTCCCGCACCTCGTCTCGGTCGTGATCTTCCTGCCGGCGCTGGGGGCGCTCGCGGTGCTCTTCGTGCCGGGCGACAGCGCGGTGCGCTGGACCTCGCTCGCGGTCACCGCGCTCACGTTCGTCATCTCGCTCGGGCTGTGGGCCGGGTTCGACGCCGCCGTGCCGACCGACGCCGCGCCGCAGCTCGCCGAGCAGGTGCCGTGGTTCCCCGGCGTGGACATCACCTACTTCGTCGGCGTGGACGGGCTGAACCTGCTCCTGCTGCTCCTGACCACGCTGCTCGGGCCGATCATCGTGCTCTCGTCGTGGACCTACATCGGCAAGCAGATCCGGGGGTACTACGCCCTCATGCTGATTCTCGAGACCGGCGTACTCGGCGTCTTCGCCTCGTTCGACCTCTTCCTGTTCTACATCTTCTTCGAGCTCACGCTGATCCCGATGTACTTCATCATCGGCATCTGGGGCGGTGAGAACCGGATCTACGCCGCGGTGAAGTTCGTGATCTACACCCTCTTCGGCTCGCTCCTGATGCTGGTCGGGCTGCTGTGGGTCGGGTTCGCGGCGGGCGACGCCGTCAACGGCGGGGTGTTCACGACGAACTGGTACACCCTCGTCGCCTACGGCATCCCGCTCGGGCCGCAGACGTGGCTGTTCCTGCTCTTCGCGCTTGCCTTCTGCATCAAGGTCCCGCTGTTCCCGTTCCACACCTGGCTCCCCGACGCCCACGTCCAGGCCCCGACGGGCGGGTCGGTGGTGCTGGCGGGCGTGCTCCTGAAGATGGGGACCTACGGGCTCGTCCGCTTCTGCCTTCCGTTCTTCCCGAACGCCGCGCAGACCTTCGCTCTCCCGATAGCGATCCTGGCCCTCATCGGGATCGTCTACGGGGCGCTGATCGCCTACGCGCAGGAGGACGCCAAGAAGCTCGTCGCCTACTCGTCGGTGGCCCACCTCGGGTTCGTCGTCCTCGGCGTCTTCGCCTTCACGACCGAGGCGCTCCAGGGCGCGATGATCCAGATGGTCAACCACGGGATCTCGACCGGCGCGCTCTTCCTCATCATCGGGATGCTCTACGAGCGGCGGCACACGCGGATGATGGCCGACTACGGCGGGATCGCCAAGTCCGTCCCGGTGCTGACCTTCTTCATGATCTTCAGCGTCTTCGCGTCCGTCGGGCTGCCGGGCCTGAACGGGTTCGTGGGCGAGTTCCTGATCCTGATCGGGACGTTCAAGAGCGAGGTCATCGGCGGCTGGGCGATCACGGCGATTGCGACGACCGGCGTCATCTTCGCGGCGGTCTACCTCCTCACGATGCTCTACAAGACGTTCTACGGCCCGCTCGACAAGGAAGAGAACCGCGCGATGCCGGACCTCAACGCGCGCGAGCTGGGCCTGCTCATTCCC
This window harbors:
- a CDS encoding NADH-quinone oxidoreductase subunit J; this encodes MLGPVLFFVFAVLALVGALGMLIARNPVVSALWMVMNLFSIACLYLTLNAQFIALIQILVYAGAIMVLFLFVIMLLNLGEVPRIPAFDWRKGVTFLLGVAVLAQILYVVALGLDVAPAVAVTEAEEAANGTAAAVGVVLFTRYAFALQIIGVLLLAATIGAVLLAKKRFV
- the nuoK gene encoding NADH-quinone oxidoreductase subunit NuoK; translated protein: MEITLNWYLSLSAVLFVIGVLGVLLRRNAIIIFLSVELMLNAVNLTLVAFSQAFADVDGLVLVFFVMSVAAAEAAVGLAIVIALFRNKTTVDVNEMSLFRG
- a CDS encoding NADH-quinone oxidoreductase subunit L, encoding MEETFVRLILLLPLFGAAVNGMMGLFAPAYRKQEAVIGVLGTLAVAVPFGLAVVLFLGHHHDPVIVETYTWMAAGDLVISFDYRIDALSLLMTLIVTGIGSLIHLYSAGYMHDDPGYWRFFAYLNLFIFAMLNLVLAENLLVLFLGWEGVGLCSYLLIGFWYTDLKNSAAANKAFIVNRVGDFTFLLAMFLLFRAMTTAGVAPFGLDFTTIFENAEVLTSGTVSVIVLLLFLGATGKSAQIPLFVWLPDAMAGPTPVSALIHAATMVTSGLYLLARLSPVVLEAPGVMIVIAFVGAATAIMAATVAITQNDIKKVLAYSTVSQLGYMFVAAGVGAFFVAIFHVMTHAFFKACLFLGSGSVIHSMHHVEHELEHKGVIPGHHGGHGGDASHGHGAHGAHGGAHGAKPYAALPYDGPFDAQDMRTMGGLRKYMPFTAITFLISTLAIAGIPPLAGFFSKDEILFKAFELGYDGHVWAYAVWGIGIITAVLTAVYMTRCYVLTFEGRERWPDAMDTKPHESPWTMTTPLVILAFFAMVAGFFGLPPVLGESWIHHWLGADYGGPVAEYHAELHVSHAVEWGLLGLGTLIAAGGVSFAWLNYRKSGLETDRTVRRRLGAVYTLLSNKYFVDEAYDATIVSPITEASRKGLAPFDQNVVDGTVNGAAKAIRNLSGWWRGMQTGIVQNYALALVLGVVVVVALMIFV
- a CDS encoding NADH-quinone oxidoreductase subunit M, coding for MDFLASVPHLVSVVIFLPALGALAVLFVPGDSAVRWTSLAVTALTFVISLGLWAGFDAAVPTDAAPQLAEQVPWFPGVDITYFVGVDGLNLLLLLLTTLLGPIIVLSSWTYIGKQIRGYYALMLILETGVLGVFASFDLFLFYIFFELTLIPMYFIIGIWGGENRIYAAVKFVIYTLFGSLLMLVGLLWVGFAAGDAVNGGVFTTNWYTLVAYGIPLGPQTWLFLLFALAFCIKVPLFPFHTWLPDAHVQAPTGGSVVLAGVLLKMGTYGLVRFCLPFFPNAAQTFALPIAILALIGIVYGALIAYAQEDAKKLVAYSSVAHLGFVVLGVFAFTTEALQGAMIQMVNHGISTGALFLIIGMLYERRHTRMMADYGGIAKSVPVLTFFMIFSVFASVGLPGLNGFVGEFLILIGTFKSEVIGGWAITAIATTGVIFAAVYLLTMLYKTFYGPLDKEENRAMPDLNARELGLLIPLAVLMFWLGFGPAPFLAKSEGAVRSLLETIETKRIAALEAERETVARLPLDPESLP